One stretch of Zingiber officinale cultivar Zhangliang chromosome 6B, Zo_v1.1, whole genome shotgun sequence DNA includes these proteins:
- the LOC121990170 gene encoding senescence-specific cysteine protease SAG39-like produces the protein MGRIPAAAFTVKQCLVLAALFAVISSTAWGRKLSYPESMSMAERHERWMAQHGRVYRDDAEKQRRFDIFKSNVELIDSFNAAGKHKYSLGINQFADMTNEEFKSSYTGFKNMIAAKPIRKGGFMYENVSATPKSVDWRTKGAVTPIKDQGQCGCCWAFSAVAAMEGITKLTAGKLISLSEQQLVDCDVHGEDQGCNGGLMDNAFEFIINNGGLATETKYPYQATDGTCSKQKSSPSAAAISGYEDVPADDEAALRKAVAHQPVSLAIEASGSAFQFYNGGVFTGECGTDLDHGVTAVGYGATSDGSKYWLVKNSWGADWGENGYIRMERDVDAKEGLCGIAMQASYPTA, from the exons ATGGGTAGAATTCCAGCCGCCGCCTTCACCGTGAAGCAATGCCTCGTCTTGGCGGCCTTGTTCGCTGTAATATCAAGCACCGCTTGGGGGCGCAAGCTAAGTTATCCAGAGAGCATGTCCATGGCAGAGAGGCACGAGCGGTGGATGGCGCAGCACGGGCGCGTCTACCGCGATGACGCAGAGAAGCAGCGCCGCTTCGACATCTTCAAGTCCAACGTCGAGCTCATCGACTCGTTCAACGCCGCCGGCAAGCACAAGTACTCGCTGGGCATCAACCAGTTCGCCGACATGACCAACGAGGAGTTCAAATCTTCCTACACTGGCTTCAAGAATATGATCGCGGCGAAGCCGATCAGGAAGGGAGGATTCATGTACGAGAACGTGTCCGCGACGCCGAAGAGCGTCGACTGGAGGACCAAAGGAGCAGTCACTCCCATCAAAGATCAAGGGCAGTGTG GATGTTGCTGGGCGTTCTCGGCAGTGGCGGCGATGGAGGGCATCACCAAGCTCACCGCTGGCAAGTTGATCTCTCTCTCCGAGCAGCAGCTGGTGGACTGCGACGTCCACGGCGAGGACCAAGGCTGCAACGGCGGCCTCATGGACAACGCGTTCGAGTTCATCATCAACAACGGCGGCCTCGCCACCGAGACCAAGTACCCTTACCAGGCCACCGACGGCACCTGCAGCAAGCAGAAATCCTCCCCCTCCGCCGCCGCCATCAGTGGGTACGAGGACGTGCCTGCTGACGATGAGGCGGCGCTCCGCAAGGCCGTGGCCCACCAGCCGGTGTCGTTGGCGATAGAGGCCAGCGGATCGGCCTTCCAGTTCTACAACGGCGGCGTCTTCACGGGGGAATGCGGAACTGATCTCGACCACGGCGTCACAGCGGTGGGCTACGGCGCGACGAGCGATGGCAGCAAGTACTGGCTGGTGAAGAATTCTTGGGGTGCCGATTGGGGGGAGAACGGCTACATAAGGATGGAAAGGGACGTGGATGCTAAGGAAGGGCTGTGTGGTATCGCCATGCAAGCTTCCTACCCAACTGCTTGA